CCTTATCTCGATTTTGAACGGTAGCATCTGTAGAAAGCATGTGGAGATGATCCCTTCAACCTGTATGCTATACTTGTAGAATTTTTGGCCTGCCAGTGCCAGATGTAAATTCTCTCCTGGAGTTCTTCATTCGATGGGATTATTCATGCTCCTTAATGGAAGTAAAGGAAaaattacatactccctctgtcctaaaatataagcatttttagctataaatctggacaattGTATGTCCAGATATATTTATAGccagaagttgttatattttgggatggaggtagcaACAAGGCCATCGGCACACTGCAGCAGTTGAAGAGGGAACGGCAGTCGTAACCGGAAAGAACattctttttttgtttaaatGTTAATTTCCCCTTGTTTTTATGGAAATCATTATTTTGCTCATACAAAATTGAACAGACTTGATATAGAACAATAAAGATGAAATTACACCGTTGGTACCACAACTTATCACGGTGCATGTAAGTTGGTCATTCATCTTGTAAACTAGATGATACCTTGCGGATTGTCGCGAGAATTTATAGAAGCAACTGAAATTTTAAGTAACGAACAAAATAGTGAGATGATATGATGGATTTGGAAGATACGTACTACTTGTAAAGGCAATCTACACATCACATGAATAAAGATGAATAAATCaattaacacaaaataaataatttgtgttTTAGTATTAATGAGGCAGTGCTTAATATTTGAGACGAAGAACGATCCAACGGCTATGACATTCTTGTTGGCGTGGCTGTACGTAATTACAGATAATGAGGCCAACTATGAATAGTAGATTGAACAAACAAGTTAGAATAGGTCTATAATACccaattttttaaaactaagCACTTAAGAAATCAAATTATCAATGGTCTGACCAAATCTTAttctaaatattaaaagaaattttATGATATGGTAAAAGTATTATCTTTCCTACATATGCCAATGTTATTCTCTACTTATTAGCAAAATGCCAATGCTTTTGCTATTGgcggaagagaaaaaaaatcataatatgtcaccgcaaaatatatttttatcaaatattttagTATGACTTAGTTGCTTATTTGATTATTTGTTACTAGCTATGTGGATTCAAATGTTGGTGTCGGTGGTGGTACCACGAGAAATGTTTAAAGAGTAAATATTTACTTTTCTGAACTAGATGTCAGGCTATTCCACAGTGTTAGAAAATACACGGGGCAAATTGTAAAACTGCAAAAGCAATAGTGGGGTGGCATTCGGGAGTGTTTGGTTCCACGCCACACCTCGCCACGCCATGCATGTGGCCGCCACAAACGCTAGGTTGCTGTTTGGTTTGGGAGTAAATTAAGGCAAGCCATAAGATTCCAACTGCATGCACTCAGTAACTCTCGCCGCAACTGTGGCTGCCATTTTATTCGCCTCACCTGCGGCGGCCGCCACACCTGTCATGGCAATGTTTGGCTGGGATCCAAACACACCCTCACTGCCACCACTATAGACTTGCATTTGAGAGGAGATGAAAAGAGAACATTGAGAAGATACACTAAACGAGTTGAGCCATTAACACATTATTAAtcgagtattaactattttaaacttaaaaaatatattaatatgattttttaaaacaactttcctatagatttttttttgcaaaaacacattgttatttttttttttttgcaaaaacacatTGTTAGTTCGGGAAGTTTACGTGCGGAGAACGAGAAAAATAGCTTACGTGCGGAGAAAAATATTCTCTCAATCCCTAGCTGCCAAAGAGAGTACTCCATGTGTCCCAAAATAATACTATCATAGTACTATAAATGTAAACAAATGAttgttcagattcataataCTATGATACGTTTTATTCACgtaaaaaatgttatattttgagatgaaggtAGTATAGATTATGTTTAAGAAAACATAAATTGATTTTAAACAATGTGtttctttaaattttgtatttgcAGCACGATTACAATTTGTGTAACGCACGTACATGAACGGCCTTTCCAGCTTCcacttcttccctctccctccaaAACTCTGAACCAATAACTACCCTTATCCAAAACCCCCGCAACTCCCATTTCCACTAAACCCCGCGGCCACCATGGCCACCCCtaccccctccacctccacctccgcccccgccgcgccgccctcctccgccttccccctcaccgccgccgcgcgcttccCCCGCACCCGCGCCGCGTCCACCTCCAGCACGCGCGCGTCCGCGCTCGTCGAGCGGCGccgcacgcggcggcgccggccgcccgaggggagcggcggcggcggcgaccgctcGGCGACCGCGGGGGCGGTGGAGAAGGGCCTGCGCCTCGCCTTCCTGGAGCAGCTcgcggagcgcgcgcgcgccgcggacgCCGCGGGGGTCGCGGACGCCATCTACGACATGGTCGCCGCGGGCCTCTCCCCGGGCCCGCGCTCCTTccacggcctcgtcgccgcccacgttctcgccggcgacgcggaagGCGCCGTAAGTGCACCCAACCATCTTAAAACCGTTACTGTAATCGTGTGGGATTTAGAGAATTCCCGcgtgtttgatgaaatgcgaGCGAAACTGTTACTGTAATTGTGTGGGATTTAGAGAATTCACGcgtgtttgatgaaatgcgaGCGGTCCACTCGATGTGTTTCTCGGTGTCTGTGCTGAGTTGTGGAATTGAGCGTTTCCGCGGTTGGCAATTGTTGGTCGAGTTTTATGTCGCAGAGTTGTGATCCCATGGTGGTCTACTTCAGTGGAAATGTTGTTCATTGTGAGAAGTTGCTTGAATGTTCCGTGATGGGTTTGTGCAACGTGGAGCCGCATTCTGCAAGCCCTCAAACTATCGGGTGGTGAGGAACTGAGGATAGGCTAAGTTTAAACTCTCCATTCACGTCGTTATTGTAGGATTGACTTAGGTTTGTATCACGTTTAGTAAATGTCCCTacccccatttttttttatttaaaaaagttgcTAGCCTTGTCCTTGTAGCCTTGCAAAGCTTCAGAATGAATCTAGTGttatgctagttttttttttaatctgataTTGGGATTGATGCATAATATATTGGAGTTAATGCAGTATAGTCAACTTATACAAGGATTCAGTATGTCTTTTGGCTGCTGTTAATTAGCTGATTGGATGTTGCACGGATTTGTAAAGCTTGTATCTGGTGTATCTTACTCGAGCATTTGGAACCTATTTTTGTTCCAGAAACAGAAATAGTAAACTTCAGCTAGCTTTCAGGGTAAAAGAAATCTGGGTGtgtatttcttcttaattaaaaATACCACCTAGTTCCTCCTAGGTTGGTCGAGTTTTTACAAGGTAAAAGAAAACAGTTTTTCAAGTCAAGTACTAAATGGTGTTAGAACCACAAGGGGCAAACATTGCCCCCTACTTTGCGTGATCCCATCTCCCGCAAATGCAATACATGAATAACTTCTTCCTTATAATCATCTTCTAGAATAGATTGTATATAACACATGTTTTGTTTTGATATCTGATTTAATGTCAAATGCTAGATAGGCATATTTAAAAGAACAATAAAATGTGTACAGGTATTAAGCCACCAATCATGTGGCTGAGCACTGTTTGTTTTGGATTCACTCCTGTAATAAGTTTAATCTTTGATTGTgtgatttattttggtgatagATCTAAACTTATTGTAGGCCTACATGTCCTAAGTTTATAGTAGGTGCTTAATTGTTCCCGCAGAACTTTCTTGAATCTCATGAATAATAAGTGTACTTGAAGTAAACATAACTATATTTCTtccatgagatttttttttagataatgatttCTTCTATGAGATACATGCACAGGTTTAGGAAAATGATAATGCTATACTTTTTTTGATACAGATGCAATCTCTTAGAAGGGAGCTAAGTTCTGGGGTGCGCCCTTTACATGAAACATTTGTGGCTTTAGTCCGTGTTTTTGCCAAGAAGGGTCTTGCTACCAGGGGCATGGAGATTCTGGCTGCTATGGAAAGATATAAGTATGATATTCGCAAGGCTTGGCTAATTCTTGTAGGTATGTAAATCGCTCTGCatctcatattttatttttattaattttaatgaCATAGTAGTCTTCTTTCTATGGAACAGAGGAACTAGTCAATAATAACTATCTGGAGGACGCCAATACAGTATTTCTGAAAGGAACAGAAGGTGGTTTGCAAGGGACTGATGAAATTTATGATCTTTTGATTGAAGAAGATTGTAAAGCTGGAGATCACTCCAATGCTCTAACAGTTGCATACAAAATGGAAGCTTCTGGAAGAATGGCAACCACATTCCATTTCAATTGCCTCCTAAGTGTGCAGGTGATACTATGAGCTTGATTTGCATATAGCAAAATAGCCATACTTATGATTGTTTCTTTTCTGCCTTAATTTGCTTAGCTAACCTATCAGCATTtcgtaaagaaaaagaaataaataccTGTCAATTAATTTCCAAATAGAATATGAGCTCCACACGGACTGCACATCGTGCATCTGTTGCACTTGGTGATATGAATATATAAGTGCTATActagttctctctctcacacacacgcCTGCAGTCCGCGTAGCTAAAGAAAAACTAGGTTTGGTTTATTTTAAGAACATACTTATTGCGGTTCATATTTACAAATATAGTCACTTTTTTCCTTTACATAAAAGTTTGTATTTCATTCAGGCTACTTGTGGAATTCctgagattgcttttgcaacaTTCGAAAACATGGAATATGGAGGTGAAGGTATAGCCATCATTTACACTGGTCTTCTTTTATGGTgtcattatttattttgtttactttttagTTTATCAACAGCGTGATTTCACGCTATAAATAACTTGTTGAAGAATTGACATGTGCAATCTTGATGTTTTATGACTTCATATCCTGGGATTTTGACTAAAGTCTATACTGATTTCACTTTATCATTCTAGGTTATATGAAACCAGATACCGAGTCCTACAATTGGGTCATACAGGCATTTACTAGGGCTACATCCTATGACAGGTACACTTAATAGAGATGTTCTCTGCAATATTTGTTTGCTATGTTCTGTTGGTTCCTTTTGAATTTAGTCTGTTGTCAACACAGTTATACAATCATGGATTCATGCTGAATTCATTTTAGCATCAAAGTCAACTGCTTGAGGAGAATGCTATATCCCTGCTATATCCCTGCtacatatttgaatttttttcaggaGAATGctatatgttgtttttttttttttaaaaaaaataatgtgtttttGTCTTCAGGGCAGGAGATGTGGCCGAATTACTAGGGATGATGGTGGAAGACCACAAACGTATTCAGCCTAATGCAAGAACATATGCGTAAGTACAGAGCTACAATCTTACAAAATTATACCAAAGCCACCATAGAATAGTTGATAGTCTACTCTATAACGAGGAGGCAAGCACACTGTCAAGTCTGACTTCTGAATGTCAATAGCCATTCTTGTTTGCTTACTCTTAtccttgtcaatttttttctcttggaAAACAATGTTCTGATGATCAGCAACTATTGCCAGGTTGTTAGTGGAATGCTTCACAAAGTACTCTATGGTTAATGAAGCAATAAGGCATTTCTGTGCCTTACGGAGAATCCCCGGAGGAACAAAAGTTTTATATAATGAAGGAAATTGTGGTGATCCGCTTTCTCTCTATCTGCGATCTCTATGCCTTGATGGTGAGCACTGTCCCTTCTGTGCAGTACTTAAGATGGAAATGTGGAGTCCTGTGGCATATTCTTATAATTATTCTTGAGTACTGTCTGAAATGGTTGACTTATTCTTATCATAAGTCCTGTGGCAGACGATGGTATATGGAAGTGGTTATTTTAATTATAATTTCATCCCTTTCTTTGTGTGCATATGCATAGTTTGTAATACCTTGTGGAGTGATTCCTTTTAACCTCATTATTAACTAATTATAAATTCTTACTTTCCTGGTTATAATCTCTTATTTTGACAGCTCTTGGCACTAGGAACCCATAACATCAAAACACACCCGTGAAAATTACATAGTTATATTTATTACAACAGTAGTTCCATACTTCCATTTCTGTATTCTGTACTCAATATATAAATCATTTGTCTTCCATACTTTTAGTTTTAGGAGACTTTGCACTATTATGAACTTTAAAACTTTCCTGAGCAGGTAACTTATTTTTATAACCAGGAAGAGCTGATGAGTTGCTTGAGGCATTAGAGGCAATGTCTAATGATGGTCAGACTATTGCACCTAGAGCAATGATCTTAAACAGAAAATATCGCACGTTGGTGAGCACCTGGATAGAACCATTACAAGAAGAAGCTGATGTTGGTTTTGAAATTGATTATGTTGCCAGGTATGATTGAGAGGTTTAGGTTCTTACTTTACTGTTAAAGATGACAAGTCAGTTTTTGTCAATCACATATTCATATTTGCCAACAACACTCCATAATTATGTAATGTgcattagttttttcattcatattgTCTTTGTAGATATATTGAAGAAGGAGGTCTTACTGGTGAGCGCAAACGCTGGGTGCCTCGAAGAGGCAAAACTCCCTTAGATCCAGATGAGTTTGGGTTTGCCTATTCAAATCCAATAGAGACATCATTTAAACAGCGCTGCTTTGAGGAATTGAAGTTATATCATCGCAAACTTCTAATAACATTGAGAAATGAAGGCCCTGGTATTTTAGGTGATGTATCTGAAGATGATGTACGAAGAGTTATTGAAAGACTAAAAAAGTTAGTTGTAGGGCCAAAGAAAAATGTTGTTAAGCCCAAGGCAGCTAGCAAAATGGTAGTATCTGAGTTGAAGACTGAGCTAGAGGCACAAGGGTTGCCTACAGATGGAACTAGGCAGGTACTTTACCAGAGAGTTCAAAAGGCTAGGAGAATCAATCGTTCACGTGGTATACCACTTTGGGTTCCTCCTGTGGAAGATGAGGAAGAGGTAAGTTGACAATATTTACTGCATTAGTCCTATTTGGTGGTGTTATCATGTGAGAAATGTTACCTGCTATTTTTTGCTGAAGTTTTAAAGTACAACACTCTTGATAGGTTGATGAAGAGTTAGATGAATTGATTTCACGAATCAAGCTAGAAGATGGGAATACAGAGTTTTGGAAGCGGCGTTTCCTGGGAGAAACTCGGAATTATCTTTGTGAAGAAGttaatgatgaagaagatgcaGATTTAGATGACGATGAGttggatgatgacgacgacgaagatgacgacgacgatgataccacaaaaggagaagaagatgacaTCGATGAGGAGGATGTTGTTGAACAAACGGAAAATCAAGCCGGAGATGAAACTAAAGACAAACCATCGAAAGGACCCAAGCAGCATCTTCAAATGATAGGAGTCCAGTTATTAAAGGATCTAGAAAAGACATCTGTTTCATCAAAGAAGTCAAAAAGGGTACCTGAGGTATGAAAGTAATGTGTCAACATTGTATGCAATGGCTCTTGATTGACCTTTCTATTGCAAATTAATTCTCCCATTGATCTGATGCTTGCAATCATCTCAATTGAATGGTTCATGTCGTGTTAACAACTTAAATTCAACATAAAGGAACATAATGTAAGGAATATACCtgtacataatatatataatattttaagtttTGGAACATATCCTCTAGGACTTGCAAGCTGTATAGTGTAACCAATAAATCACGAAAAGTCTCTGCTTTCTTCTAATTTTGTTACATCAGCTACATATGATACTAAGAGCTAATCTCTCAGTATCATTACAAATTTTGAGTCATTTCCTGCCTTTgtagattgatgatgatgaagattggTTTCCTGAAGACCCAATTGAAGCTTTTAAGGTTATGCGTGAGACAAGGTTGTTCGATGTGTCAGATATGTATACTACTGCAGATGCTTGGGGATGGACATGGGAAAGAGAGATAAAGAATAAGATGCCACGCAAGTGGTCACAAGAATGGGAGGTTGAGTTGGCTATCAAGATAATGCATAAGGTATTCAGCTTTATAGCTAAAGTTTTAGAGCTGGTCTCTTTGTCTGGCATTGCTCCATGGACTTTGTGGTTCTGTTTGGTTAACCGTCTTCTCTTATGGAGCTGTGGATTTTGTGGACTATGGGATGCTGAGATTAGTTCCATTACTATATTCAGTTTACATCACATTTGTTATTGTTTTAGGTTAGCCTGTTATGACatgatagggttttgagcttgCACCAAAATTGTTGATGTTTGAATTATGGATTGTGTCATATGGCTGTTATGTTAACTTTCAGGTGATAGATCTTGGTGGTACCCCAACGATTGGAGATTGTGCCATTATATTGCGGGCTGCAATGAGAGCGCCGCTCCCGTCTGCATTTATGACAATATTGCAAACAACGCATAGCCTTGGCTACAAATTTGGAAGGTAAAACTTTGGGCTCTCCATATATATGTAAAGATTTCCGTTTGTAAATCAGTCCGACTGTCTAGTGATGTTTTTGTTGCTATATAAGTTTTGAGTTTGAAGCCCAtataatgatgtgttttttGAATTTATAACAAAACATAACAAAACTACAATTTTTAACTCCTAAGACATATTTTTGATCTGTAGCTCATGTTGCACTGGATTAACCACTGCTCTTGATCCACACATGTGTAGGCTGCCGCATTGTTGCAATATTTAGCTTACATTTTTGTCTATTCAAATAGAATTAAAAAGTTTGGGCTATTCTTTATGATTTGATTCATATTTTGCTTATACACACTGTCAACATGTTCTTACCTCTGCTTAAAGCCCACATCAACAGAGTTATCTGTAGTTTCTGAATCAAAATTTACACGCTTGACAGTCTGTACTAACAAACCTtcccttcttttgtttttttttcttatgcacCTGGACTTAGCCCTCTGTACGACGAGGCGATCTTGCTGTGCCTTGATCTGGAGGAGATCGACGCGGCCATTGCGGTGGTAGCAGAAATGGAGACAAATGGAATCAAGGTACCCGACGAGACCTTGGACAAGGTGCTCGCAGCCAAACAATCTGGTGGAAACTCTGCGCTCCAACCGCCACCTGCAGAGGAGTAATCTGATTGGAACAAGAAGCCCCTTTGTAGCCATGATCTAGCACACCACATAGAATCATCAGCTCCATGCCATGGATCATTTGTCTTGAGCTCGCCAGATCAACCTTTGGCAGTGATGTGAGATCACTGCTCTGATGATAATCTGTCAAGGTGGAGAAAGATGATCTTATGCTTTGCCCTTGTTGGCCTTCCACTCCACACTCGATGTATTTACAGACAACCAATTTTGATACTCCTAGATGAAATGGAATTGAAActgcttggaagttggaacacgACATGTGCTAGCGTTTGCAGGATTTTATAGGAACCAAATTCAATTCCTATAGATGATAAAAATTGGTGTCCGTTCTAGATT
The sequence above is drawn from the Oryza glaberrima chromosome 10, OglaRS2, whole genome shotgun sequence genome and encodes:
- the LOC127786368 gene encoding uncharacterized protein LOC127786368, with translation MATPTPSTSTSAPAAPPSSAFPLTAAARFPRTRAASTSSTRASALVERRRTRRRRPPEGSGGGGDRSATAGAVEKGLRLAFLEQLAERARAADAAGVADAIYDMVAAGLSPGPRSFHGLVAAHVLAGDAEGAMQSLRRELSSGVRPLHETFVALVRVFAKKGLATRGMEILAAMERYKYDIRKAWLILVEELVNNNYLEDANTVFLKGTEGGLQGTDEIYDLLIEEDCKAGDHSNALTVAYKMEASGRMATTFHFNCLLSVQATCGIPEIAFATFENMEYGGEGYMKPDTESYNWVIQAFTRATSYDRAGDVAELLGMMVEDHKRIQPNARTYALLVECFTKYSMVNEAIRHFCALRRIPGGTKVLYNEGNCGDPLSLYLRSLCLDGRADELLEALEAMSNDGQTIAPRAMILNRKYRTLVSTWIEPLQEEADVGFEIDYVARYIEEGGLTGERKRWVPRRGKTPLDPDEFGFAYSNPIETSFKQRCFEELKLYHRKLLITLRNEGPGILGDVSEDDVRRVIERLKKLVVGPKKNVVKPKAASKMVVSELKTELEAQGLPTDGTRQVLYQRVQKARRINRSRGIPLWVPPVEDEEEVDEELDELISRIKLEDGNTEFWKRRFLGETRNYLCEEVNDEEDADLDDDELDDDDDEDDDDDDTTKGEEDDIDEEDVVEQTENQAGDETKDKPSKGPKQHLQMIGVQLLKDLEKTSVSSKKSKRVPEIDDDEDWFPEDPIEAFKVMRETRLFDVSDMYTTADAWGWTWEREIKNKMPRKWSQEWEVELAIKIMHKVIDLGGTPTIGDCAIILRAAMRAPLPSAFMTILQTTHSLGYKFGSPLYDEAILLCLDLEEIDAAIAVVAEMETNGIKVPDETLDKVLAAKQSGGNSALQPPPAEE